A window of the Citrus sinensis cultivar Valencia sweet orange chromosome 9, DVS_A1.0, whole genome shotgun sequence genome harbors these coding sequences:
- the LOC102614532 gene encoding homogentisate phytyltransferase 1, chloroplastic isoform X5 yields MESLLVGFSPSSALVSSGSSCWRNKDLMAGHFPILQITGFYKGLQVSRCKVWNIIDRTTVVKLERYHLKHHIRGAKDRSIYHQKIKIKHLANAASGHPLQSNQPDDYKPKSPLNSVINALDAFYRFSRPHTVIGTALSIVSVALLAVEKVSDISPLFFTGVLEAIAAALMMNIYIVGLNQLSDIEIDKVNKPYLPLASGEYSFKTGVLIVASFSIMSFWLGWIVGSWPLFWALFTSFVLGTAYSINLPLLRWKRFAVAAAMCILAVRAVVVQLAFYLHMQTHVYRRPAVFSKPLIFATAFMSFFSVVIALFKDVPDLEGDKTFGIRTFTVRLGQKRVLGHSILALILWNRAKSVDIGSKTAITSCYMFIWKLFYAEYLLIPFVR; encoded by the exons ATGGAGTCTTTGCTTGTTGGGTTCTCTCCCAGTTCTGCTTTAGTTTCCTCTG GTAGTAGTTGTTGGAGGAATAAAGATTTAATGGCAGGTCATTTTCCAA TCCTTCAAATAACAGGTTTTTATAAAGGACTCCAAGTTTCAAGGTGCAAAGTATGGAATATCATAGATAGGACTACTGTTGTGAAATTAGAGCGGTATCATTTGAAGCATCACATTAGAGGTGCAAAGGATAGATCCATATACCAtcagaaaataaagattaagCATCTGGCAAATGCAGCCTCTGGTCACCCACTGCAGTCTAATCAGCCTGACGATTACAAACCCAAGAGCCCTTTGAACTCTGTTATAAATGCATTAGATGCCTTTTACAGGTTTTCAAGGCCTCACACAGTTATAGGCACA GCATTGAGTATTGTGTCAGTTGCTCTCCTTGCAGTTGAAAAGGTGTCAGATATTTCTCCACTATTCTTCACAGGAGTTTTGGAG gCCATTGCAGCTGCACTCATGATGAATATCTATATTGTTGGTCTAAATCAGTTGTCTGACATTGAGATAGACAAG GTTAACAAGCCATATCTTCCATTAGCATCAGGGGAATATTCCTTCAAGACTGGTGTGCTAATTGTTGCATCGTTTTCCATCATG AGCTTTTGGCTTGGGTGGATTGTTGGTTCATGGCCATTATTTTGGGCTCTTTTTACTAGTTTTGTGCTTGGAACTGCGTATTCAATCAAT TTGCCACTACTGAGATGGAAAAGGTTTGCAGTGGCTGCGGCGATGTGCATCCTAGCAGTTCGAGCAGTGGTTGTCCAACTTGCCTTCTATCTTCACATGCAG ACTCATGTGTACAGAAGACCAGCAGTATTTTCAAAGCCTCTAATCTTTGCGACAGCATTCATGAGCTTCTTTTCAGTAGTTATAGCATTATTTAAG GATGTACCTGATCTTGAAGGAGACAAAACATTTGGGATCCGAACTTTTACTGTACGTTTGGGTCAAAAGCGG GTTTTGGGTCATAGTATTCTGGCCTTAATACTATGGAACCGCGCAAAATCAGTTGATATAGGGAGTAAAACGGCAATAACTTCCTGTTATATGTTCATCTGGAAG CTCTTTTACGCAGAGTATTTGCTCATACCATTTGTAAGATGA
- the LOC102614532 gene encoding homogentisate phytyltransferase 1, chloroplastic isoform X3, producing MESLLVGFSPSSALVSSVLQITGFYKGLQVSRCKVWNIIDRTTVVKLERYHLKHHIRGAKDRSIYHQKIKIKHLANAASGHPLQSNQPDDYKPKSPLNSVINALDAFYRFSRPHTVIGTALSIVSVALLAVEKVSDISPLFFTGVLEAIAAALMMNIYIVGLNQLSDIEIDKVNKPYLPLASGEYSFKTGVLIVASFSIMSFWLGWIVGSWPLFWALFTSFVLGTAYSINLPLLRWKRFAVAAAMCILAVRAVVVQLAFYLHMQTHVYRRPAVFSKPLIFATAFMSFFSVVIALFKDVPDLEGDKTFGIRTFTVRLGQKRVFWTCISLLEVAYTVAILVGATSPFAWSKLITVLGHSILALILWNRAKSVDIGSKTAITSCYMFIWKLFYAEYLLIPFVR from the exons ATGGAGTCTTTGCTTGTTGGGTTCTCTCCCAGTTCTGCTTTAGTTTCCTCTG TCCTTCAAATAACAGGTTTTTATAAAGGACTCCAAGTTTCAAGGTGCAAAGTATGGAATATCATAGATAGGACTACTGTTGTGAAATTAGAGCGGTATCATTTGAAGCATCACATTAGAGGTGCAAAGGATAGATCCATATACCAtcagaaaataaagattaagCATCTGGCAAATGCAGCCTCTGGTCACCCACTGCAGTCTAATCAGCCTGACGATTACAAACCCAAGAGCCCTTTGAACTCTGTTATAAATGCATTAGATGCCTTTTACAGGTTTTCAAGGCCTCACACAGTTATAGGCACA GCATTGAGTATTGTGTCAGTTGCTCTCCTTGCAGTTGAAAAGGTGTCAGATATTTCTCCACTATTCTTCACAGGAGTTTTGGAG gCCATTGCAGCTGCACTCATGATGAATATCTATATTGTTGGTCTAAATCAGTTGTCTGACATTGAGATAGACAAG GTTAACAAGCCATATCTTCCATTAGCATCAGGGGAATATTCCTTCAAGACTGGTGTGCTAATTGTTGCATCGTTTTCCATCATG AGCTTTTGGCTTGGGTGGATTGTTGGTTCATGGCCATTATTTTGGGCTCTTTTTACTAGTTTTGTGCTTGGAACTGCGTATTCAATCAAT TTGCCACTACTGAGATGGAAAAGGTTTGCAGTGGCTGCGGCGATGTGCATCCTAGCAGTTCGAGCAGTGGTTGTCCAACTTGCCTTCTATCTTCACATGCAG ACTCATGTGTACAGAAGACCAGCAGTATTTTCAAAGCCTCTAATCTTTGCGACAGCATTCATGAGCTTCTTTTCAGTAGTTATAGCATTATTTAAG GATGTACCTGATCTTGAAGGAGACAAAACATTTGGGATCCGAACTTTTACTGTACGTTTGGGTCAAAAGCGG GTGTTCTGGACTTGTATTTCTCTACTGGAAGTAGCTTATACTGTTGCAATTTTAGTTGGAGCAACGTCTCCCTTTGCCTGGAGCAAACTTATCACa GTTTTGGGTCATAGTATTCTGGCCTTAATACTATGGAACCGCGCAAAATCAGTTGATATAGGGAGTAAAACGGCAATAACTTCCTGTTATATGTTCATCTGGAAG CTCTTTTACGCAGAGTATTTGCTCATACCATTTGTAAGATGA
- the LOC102614532 gene encoding homogentisate phytyltransferase 1, chloroplastic isoform X1, with amino-acid sequence MESLLVGFSPSSALVSSGSSCWRNKDLMAGHFPILQITGFYKGLQVSRCKVWNIIDRTTVVKLERYHLKHHIRGAKDRSIYHQKIKIKHLANAASGHPLQSNQPDDYKPKSPLNSVINALDAFYRFSRPHTVIGTALSIVSVALLAVEKVSDISPLFFTGVLEAIAAALMMNIYIVGLNQLSDIEIDKVNKPYLPLASGEYSFKTGVLIVASFSIMSFWLGWIVGSWPLFWALFTSFVLGTAYSINLPLLRWKRFAVAAAMCILAVRAVVVQLAFYLHMQTHVYRRPAVFSKPLIFATAFMSFFSVVIALFKDVPDLEGDKTFGIRTFTVRLGQKRVFWTCISLLEVAYTVAILVGATSPFAWSKLITVLGHSILALILWNRAKSVDIGSKTAITSCYMFIWKLFYAEYLLIPFVR; translated from the exons ATGGAGTCTTTGCTTGTTGGGTTCTCTCCCAGTTCTGCTTTAGTTTCCTCTG GTAGTAGTTGTTGGAGGAATAAAGATTTAATGGCAGGTCATTTTCCAA TCCTTCAAATAACAGGTTTTTATAAAGGACTCCAAGTTTCAAGGTGCAAAGTATGGAATATCATAGATAGGACTACTGTTGTGAAATTAGAGCGGTATCATTTGAAGCATCACATTAGAGGTGCAAAGGATAGATCCATATACCAtcagaaaataaagattaagCATCTGGCAAATGCAGCCTCTGGTCACCCACTGCAGTCTAATCAGCCTGACGATTACAAACCCAAGAGCCCTTTGAACTCTGTTATAAATGCATTAGATGCCTTTTACAGGTTTTCAAGGCCTCACACAGTTATAGGCACA GCATTGAGTATTGTGTCAGTTGCTCTCCTTGCAGTTGAAAAGGTGTCAGATATTTCTCCACTATTCTTCACAGGAGTTTTGGAG gCCATTGCAGCTGCACTCATGATGAATATCTATATTGTTGGTCTAAATCAGTTGTCTGACATTGAGATAGACAAG GTTAACAAGCCATATCTTCCATTAGCATCAGGGGAATATTCCTTCAAGACTGGTGTGCTAATTGTTGCATCGTTTTCCATCATG AGCTTTTGGCTTGGGTGGATTGTTGGTTCATGGCCATTATTTTGGGCTCTTTTTACTAGTTTTGTGCTTGGAACTGCGTATTCAATCAAT TTGCCACTACTGAGATGGAAAAGGTTTGCAGTGGCTGCGGCGATGTGCATCCTAGCAGTTCGAGCAGTGGTTGTCCAACTTGCCTTCTATCTTCACATGCAG ACTCATGTGTACAGAAGACCAGCAGTATTTTCAAAGCCTCTAATCTTTGCGACAGCATTCATGAGCTTCTTTTCAGTAGTTATAGCATTATTTAAG GATGTACCTGATCTTGAAGGAGACAAAACATTTGGGATCCGAACTTTTACTGTACGTTTGGGTCAAAAGCGG GTGTTCTGGACTTGTATTTCTCTACTGGAAGTAGCTTATACTGTTGCAATTTTAGTTGGAGCAACGTCTCCCTTTGCCTGGAGCAAACTTATCACa GTTTTGGGTCATAGTATTCTGGCCTTAATACTATGGAACCGCGCAAAATCAGTTGATATAGGGAGTAAAACGGCAATAACTTCCTGTTATATGTTCATCTGGAAG CTCTTTTACGCAGAGTATTTGCTCATACCATTTGTAAGATGA
- the LOC102614532 gene encoding homogentisate phytyltransferase 1, chloroplastic isoform X4: MESLLVGFSPSSALVSSGFYKGLQVSRCKVWNIIDRTTVVKLERYHLKHHIRGAKDRSIYHQKIKIKHLANAASGHPLQSNQPDDYKPKSPLNSVINALDAFYRFSRPHTVIGTALSIVSVALLAVEKVSDISPLFFTGVLEAIAAALMMNIYIVGLNQLSDIEIDKVNKPYLPLASGEYSFKTGVLIVASFSIMSFWLGWIVGSWPLFWALFTSFVLGTAYSINLPLLRWKRFAVAAAMCILAVRAVVVQLAFYLHMQTHVYRRPAVFSKPLIFATAFMSFFSVVIALFKDVPDLEGDKTFGIRTFTVRLGQKRVFWTCISLLEVAYTVAILVGATSPFAWSKLITVLGHSILALILWNRAKSVDIGSKTAITSCYMFIWKLFYAEYLLIPFVR; this comes from the exons ATGGAGTCTTTGCTTGTTGGGTTCTCTCCCAGTTCTGCTTTAGTTTCCTCTG GTTTTTATAAAGGACTCCAAGTTTCAAGGTGCAAAGTATGGAATATCATAGATAGGACTACTGTTGTGAAATTAGAGCGGTATCATTTGAAGCATCACATTAGAGGTGCAAAGGATAGATCCATATACCAtcagaaaataaagattaagCATCTGGCAAATGCAGCCTCTGGTCACCCACTGCAGTCTAATCAGCCTGACGATTACAAACCCAAGAGCCCTTTGAACTCTGTTATAAATGCATTAGATGCCTTTTACAGGTTTTCAAGGCCTCACACAGTTATAGGCACA GCATTGAGTATTGTGTCAGTTGCTCTCCTTGCAGTTGAAAAGGTGTCAGATATTTCTCCACTATTCTTCACAGGAGTTTTGGAG gCCATTGCAGCTGCACTCATGATGAATATCTATATTGTTGGTCTAAATCAGTTGTCTGACATTGAGATAGACAAG GTTAACAAGCCATATCTTCCATTAGCATCAGGGGAATATTCCTTCAAGACTGGTGTGCTAATTGTTGCATCGTTTTCCATCATG AGCTTTTGGCTTGGGTGGATTGTTGGTTCATGGCCATTATTTTGGGCTCTTTTTACTAGTTTTGTGCTTGGAACTGCGTATTCAATCAAT TTGCCACTACTGAGATGGAAAAGGTTTGCAGTGGCTGCGGCGATGTGCATCCTAGCAGTTCGAGCAGTGGTTGTCCAACTTGCCTTCTATCTTCACATGCAG ACTCATGTGTACAGAAGACCAGCAGTATTTTCAAAGCCTCTAATCTTTGCGACAGCATTCATGAGCTTCTTTTCAGTAGTTATAGCATTATTTAAG GATGTACCTGATCTTGAAGGAGACAAAACATTTGGGATCCGAACTTTTACTGTACGTTTGGGTCAAAAGCGG GTGTTCTGGACTTGTATTTCTCTACTGGAAGTAGCTTATACTGTTGCAATTTTAGTTGGAGCAACGTCTCCCTTTGCCTGGAGCAAACTTATCACa GTTTTGGGTCATAGTATTCTGGCCTTAATACTATGGAACCGCGCAAAATCAGTTGATATAGGGAGTAAAACGGCAATAACTTCCTGTTATATGTTCATCTGGAAG CTCTTTTACGCAGAGTATTTGCTCATACCATTTGTAAGATGA
- the LOC102614532 gene encoding homogentisate phytyltransferase 1, chloroplastic isoform X2: MESLLVGFSPSSALVSSGSSCWRNKDLMAGHFPSFYKGLQVSRCKVWNIIDRTTVVKLERYHLKHHIRGAKDRSIYHQKIKIKHLANAASGHPLQSNQPDDYKPKSPLNSVINALDAFYRFSRPHTVIGTALSIVSVALLAVEKVSDISPLFFTGVLEAIAAALMMNIYIVGLNQLSDIEIDKVNKPYLPLASGEYSFKTGVLIVASFSIMSFWLGWIVGSWPLFWALFTSFVLGTAYSINLPLLRWKRFAVAAAMCILAVRAVVVQLAFYLHMQTHVYRRPAVFSKPLIFATAFMSFFSVVIALFKDVPDLEGDKTFGIRTFTVRLGQKRVFWTCISLLEVAYTVAILVGATSPFAWSKLITVLGHSILALILWNRAKSVDIGSKTAITSCYMFIWKLFYAEYLLIPFVR; this comes from the exons ATGGAGTCTTTGCTTGTTGGGTTCTCTCCCAGTTCTGCTTTAGTTTCCTCTG GTAGTAGTTGTTGGAGGAATAAAGATTTAATGGCAGGTCATTTTCCAA GTTTTTATAAAGGACTCCAAGTTTCAAGGTGCAAAGTATGGAATATCATAGATAGGACTACTGTTGTGAAATTAGAGCGGTATCATTTGAAGCATCACATTAGAGGTGCAAAGGATAGATCCATATACCAtcagaaaataaagattaagCATCTGGCAAATGCAGCCTCTGGTCACCCACTGCAGTCTAATCAGCCTGACGATTACAAACCCAAGAGCCCTTTGAACTCTGTTATAAATGCATTAGATGCCTTTTACAGGTTTTCAAGGCCTCACACAGTTATAGGCACA GCATTGAGTATTGTGTCAGTTGCTCTCCTTGCAGTTGAAAAGGTGTCAGATATTTCTCCACTATTCTTCACAGGAGTTTTGGAG gCCATTGCAGCTGCACTCATGATGAATATCTATATTGTTGGTCTAAATCAGTTGTCTGACATTGAGATAGACAAG GTTAACAAGCCATATCTTCCATTAGCATCAGGGGAATATTCCTTCAAGACTGGTGTGCTAATTGTTGCATCGTTTTCCATCATG AGCTTTTGGCTTGGGTGGATTGTTGGTTCATGGCCATTATTTTGGGCTCTTTTTACTAGTTTTGTGCTTGGAACTGCGTATTCAATCAAT TTGCCACTACTGAGATGGAAAAGGTTTGCAGTGGCTGCGGCGATGTGCATCCTAGCAGTTCGAGCAGTGGTTGTCCAACTTGCCTTCTATCTTCACATGCAG ACTCATGTGTACAGAAGACCAGCAGTATTTTCAAAGCCTCTAATCTTTGCGACAGCATTCATGAGCTTCTTTTCAGTAGTTATAGCATTATTTAAG GATGTACCTGATCTTGAAGGAGACAAAACATTTGGGATCCGAACTTTTACTGTACGTTTGGGTCAAAAGCGG GTGTTCTGGACTTGTATTTCTCTACTGGAAGTAGCTTATACTGTTGCAATTTTAGTTGGAGCAACGTCTCCCTTTGCCTGGAGCAAACTTATCACa GTTTTGGGTCATAGTATTCTGGCCTTAATACTATGGAACCGCGCAAAATCAGTTGATATAGGGAGTAAAACGGCAATAACTTCCTGTTATATGTTCATCTGGAAG CTCTTTTACGCAGAGTATTTGCTCATACCATTTGTAAGATGA